A single genomic interval of Clostridium facile harbors:
- a CDS encoding cysteine desulfurase family protein gives MVYLDNAATTKVRQEAVDAAVNAMEKRYGNPSSLHRFGLEAENIVTAARKIIAKTLGCTPAELFFTSGATESSNLAILGGTQAMHRRGNRVVTTTVEHPATGHPFDELEKQGLEVIRISPRENGKFAPEDFVEAVNDQTILVSCMYVNNETGLILPIDEIGKKIKRKSPNLLFHVDAVQAFGKLPFQVGRMPVDMMSISGHKIYAPKGIGALYLKKGVRVLPRNLGGGQEKGLRSGTESVPMIAGFGTAIQAIAPSIRRNLSYYQELNHYLREQLQGISGIVWNSQPDDAPYICNFSVLGIRSEIMLHFLEQKEIYVSSGSACSKGAHSGVLSELGCSDQQVDSALRISFSYETTKQDLDCLIAGLQEGMATLARQK, from the coding sequence ATGGTTTATTTGGACAATGCTGCCACCACAAAAGTGCGTCAGGAAGCAGTGGACGCTGCTGTAAATGCTATGGAAAAACGATATGGCAACCCATCTTCTTTACATAGATTTGGTTTGGAAGCGGAAAACATTGTTACCGCTGCGAGAAAAATCATTGCGAAAACGTTGGGATGCACACCAGCAGAACTGTTTTTTACTTCTGGTGCGACCGAAAGCAGCAACTTGGCAATATTGGGTGGGACACAGGCAATGCACCGTCGTGGGAACCGAGTAGTTACTACCACAGTGGAACATCCGGCCACTGGACATCCATTTGATGAATTGGAAAAGCAGGGGTTAGAAGTAATACGGATATCCCCAAGGGAAAATGGAAAGTTCGCCCCGGAAGATTTTGTGGAAGCTGTCAATGATCAGACCATTTTGGTTTCCTGTATGTATGTGAATAATGAAACAGGGTTGATTTTACCTATTGATGAAATTGGAAAGAAAATAAAACGGAAAAGTCCTAATTTGTTGTTCCATGTAGATGCTGTACAGGCGTTTGGAAAACTGCCTTTCCAGGTTGGGAGAATGCCGGTAGACATGATGAGCATTAGTGGACATAAAATTTATGCGCCAAAGGGGATTGGTGCTCTTTATCTTAAAAAAGGGGTGCGAGTACTGCCTAGGAATTTAGGAGGAGGACAGGAAAAAGGTTTGCGTTCCGGTACGGAATCCGTTCCAATGATTGCCGGATTTGGCACGGCTATTCAAGCGATTGCCCCCTCCATTCGGCGTAATTTATCCTATTATCAAGAATTGAACCACTATTTGCGGGAACAGCTGCAAGGGATATCAGGAATTGTTTGGAATTCCCAGCCAGATGATGCCCCATATATTTGTAATTTTTCTGTGTTGGGAATCCGTTCTGAAATAATGCTGCATTTTTTAGAGCAGAAAGAAATCTATGTATCCAGTGGTTCTGCTTGTTCCAAAGGGGCACACAGTGGTGTGCTCAGCGAACTAGGATGCTCTGACCAGCAAGTGGATTCCGCATT
- a CDS encoding type III pantothenate kinase → MVLAICIENSNLILCGTSHHRKLFQSYLRTDLEGTADEYAISIRSILDLHGLSGSDIEGVILSSVVPPLASVVKQAVKKLTKANILVVGPGIKTGLNLRIENPAQLGADRVCNAVAALKKYPAPIMVVDMNTTTTVSVLNEKKMFIGGCIIPGVSSSLEALCTTAAQLPQISIEECPDSIIGSNTVSAMQAGILYGNACLLDGLIQRHQEILGEGLTVVVTGKQAEPIICLCKYPVTYDPSLLMDGLLILYEKNTK, encoded by the coding sequence ATGGTGTTAGCAATCTGCATTGAAAATTCCAATCTTATTTTATGTGGGACATCTCACCACCGCAAACTGTTCCAGTCTTACCTGCGTACAGACTTAGAAGGAACAGCGGATGAATACGCGATTTCAATCCGGTCGATATTGGATTTACACGGATTAAGCGGCTCTGACATAGAAGGAGTTATTTTGTCTTCGGTAGTCCCTCCTTTGGCAAGTGTCGTAAAACAGGCAGTAAAGAAACTCACCAAAGCAAACATACTGGTGGTTGGCCCCGGTATTAAAACTGGTTTGAATTTGAGGATTGAAAATCCAGCACAACTGGGAGCCGATCGTGTATGCAATGCAGTTGCTGCCCTAAAGAAATATCCTGCTCCTATTATGGTGGTAGACATGAATACCACTACAACGGTTTCGGTACTCAACGAAAAAAAGATGTTTATTGGCGGCTGTATTATCCCCGGTGTATCCAGTTCACTGGAAGCCCTGTGTACAACGGCAGCCCAACTGCCGCAAATCAGCATTGAAGAATGCCCTGATTCGATTATTGGTTCCAATACAGTATCCGCTATGCAGGCAGGAATTCTATATGGAAACGCTTGCCTGTTAGATGGATTGATCCAACGACATCAGGAAATATTAGGAGAAGGTTTGACAGTCGTGGTAACAGGAAAACAAGCGGAGCCAATTATCTGCTTATGTAAATATCCCGTTACCTATGATCCCAGTCTGTTAATGGATGGATTGTTGATTTTATATGAAAAAAACACAAAATAG
- the rimM gene encoding ribosome maturation factor RimM (Essential for efficient processing of 16S rRNA) codes for MAYQRFLETGQIVSTHGIKGEVRIQPWCDDSAFLTEFDSFYLDKQGKNSIMVESARVHKNVVVAKFQGIDTMEQAQKMRNCILYIDREELELPEDTYFIQDLIGLTVKNVDTGKVYGKLTQVSQPGANDVYHITDDQKKERLIPAIPDVVIRTDLKDGIMEIRPLKGLFEDED; via the coding sequence ATGGCTTACCAGAGATTTTTAGAAACAGGACAGATTGTGTCCACCCATGGCATCAAAGGGGAAGTTCGCATTCAACCCTGGTGCGACGATTCTGCATTTTTAACGGAGTTTGATTCCTTTTATCTTGATAAACAAGGAAAAAATAGTATTATGGTGGAGTCCGCCCGTGTCCACAAAAATGTAGTGGTTGCCAAATTCCAAGGCATAGATACTATGGAACAGGCACAAAAAATGCGCAACTGCATATTATATATTGACCGGGAAGAATTAGAGCTGCCAGAAGATACCTATTTTATTCAGGATTTAATTGGGCTGACAGTAAAAAATGTTGATACTGGTAAAGTATATGGCAAACTGACACAAGTTTCCCAGCCAGGCGCAAACGATGTTTACCATATTACAGACGACCAGAAAAAAGAACGGTTAATTCCGGCAATCCCCGATGTAGTAATCCGTACCGATTTAAAAGACGGCATTATGGAAATTCGACCTTTGAAAGGATTGTTTGAAGATGAGGATTGA
- the trmD gene encoding tRNA (guanosine(37)-N1)-methyltransferase TrmD: MRIDIATLFPEMCETVLNESIIGRARKKGILELYTHNIRDYTMDKHRRVDDTPYGGGMGMLMQAEPIYCCYQDIVQKSGNTPHVIYMSPQGKPLTQKKAIQLSQQEHLLLICGHYEGVDERIIEEIVDEEISIGDYVLTGGELSALVLVDCVGRLQEGVLSSSECFEEESHFNGLLEYPQYTRPPVWHKKQVPEVLLSGHHANIAKWRREMSLLRTLKKRPDMLDSADLTENDLKFLKNCKNKEV, translated from the coding sequence ATGAGGATTGATATTGCTACATTATTTCCGGAAATGTGTGAAACGGTGCTAAATGAAAGTATTATTGGCCGTGCCAGAAAAAAAGGAATTTTAGAGCTTTATACCCATAATATCAGGGATTATACCATGGACAAGCACCGAAGAGTGGACGATACCCCTTATGGCGGAGGGATGGGGATGTTGATGCAGGCAGAACCGATTTACTGCTGTTACCAGGATATTGTACAAAAGAGCGGAAACACCCCCCATGTCATCTATATGTCTCCGCAAGGGAAACCATTAACCCAGAAAAAAGCCATCCAGCTTTCCCAACAGGAACATTTGCTTCTAATTTGTGGCCATTATGAAGGGGTAGATGAACGTATTATTGAGGAAATTGTAGATGAAGAGATTTCCATTGGCGATTATGTACTGACTGGAGGCGAACTTTCGGCATTAGTGCTGGTAGATTGTGTGGGAAGGCTACAGGAAGGCGTATTATCGAGCAGTGAATGTTTTGAGGAAGAAAGTCATTTCAATGGTTTGCTGGAATATCCTCAGTATACCCGTCCCCCTGTTTGGCATAAAAAACAAGTGCCTGAGGTTCTACTTTCCGGCCACCATGCCAATATTGCAAAATGGCGCAGAGAGATGTCGCTGCTTCGCACATTAAAAAAACGTCCAGATATGCTGGATTCAGCAGATTTAACGGAGAATGACCTTAAATTTCTTAAAAATTGTAAAAATAAGGAAGTTTAA
- a CDS encoding HPr family phosphocarrier protein: MYVKEVSVKNQVGLHARPATFFIQKANEFKSSIWVEKEERRVNAKSLLGVLSLGIVGGTNIRIIADGADEQEAVEGLVSLVESGFAE, from the coding sequence ATGTACGTAAAAGAAGTATCAGTAAAAAATCAGGTTGGTTTGCATGCTAGACCAGCAACATTTTTTATCCAGAAAGCAAACGAATTCAAATCTTCCATCTGGGTGGAAAAAGAAGAACGCAGAGTAAACGCAAAAAGTTTGCTGGGTGTTCTGTCCCTGGGTATTGTAGGCGGTACCAACATCAGAATTATTGCTGATGGCGCTGACGAACAAGAAGCTGTGGAAGGTTTGGTTTCTTTAGTAGAAAGCGGTTTTGCTGAATAA
- a CDS encoding Ltp family lipoprotein, with amino-acid sequence MKKLFVLLFAIIVPLSLAACDTGTTATGEESSDYSTDYADVFSMLEDTVSKASQPEVTQSESGSQSANPADQMTIGQRNALESAKSYLSFSEFSYTGLIEQLEYEKYSHEDAVYAADHCGADWNEQALKSAKSYLEYSAFSYTGLIEQLEYEGFTNDQATYGVDNSGANWNEQAAKSAKSYLEYSSFSREGLIEQLEYEGFTHEQAVYGVQQNGY; translated from the coding sequence ATGAAAAAGCTTTTTGTATTGTTATTTGCTATAATCGTACCTTTATCATTGGCGGCCTGTGACACAGGGACAACAGCAACTGGAGAAGAATCATCTGATTACAGTACGGATTATGCGGATGTTTTCTCGATGCTTGAGGATACTGTAAGCAAAGCATCTCAACCAGAGGTTACCCAAAGCGAATCTGGGAGCCAATCGGCAAATCCTGCTGACCAAATGACGATTGGACAGAGAAATGCCCTCGAGTCGGCAAAATCCTACTTGTCTTTTTCCGAGTTTTCGTATACAGGACTGATTGAACAACTGGAGTATGAAAAGTATTCTCACGAGGACGCAGTATATGCTGCTGACCATTGTGGCGCAGATTGGAATGAACAAGCTTTAAAATCAGCGAAATCTTATCTGGAATACTCTGCGTTTTCCTATACAGGGCTGATTGAGCAGCTGGAATATGAGGGGTTTACAAACGACCAGGCAACCTATGGTGTGGACAATAGCGGTGCGAATTGGAATGAGCAGGCAGCAAAATCAGCAAAATCCTACCTGGAGTACTCTTCGTTCTCAAGGGAGGGGTTAATTGAACAGCTTGAGTATGAAGGTTTTACGCATGAACAGGCGGTTTATGGTGTGCAGCAAAACGGGTATTGA
- a CDS encoding HD domain-containing protein, with product MECSNVTFEQIKNSPEIQTYIKMEDQSLKALGFTEHAFAHVTRTAENAGNILKEMGYSEREQELGKIAGYIHDIGNIVNRIDHAQSGAVMAFRILDKMGMTPEEISIIISAIGNHDEGTAAPVNAIAAALILADKSDVRRTRVRNRDLASFDIHDRVNYAVTQSSLNFSDESDNIILELTIDTDISPVMSYFEIFMDRMLLCNKAAAYFHKSFGLVVNKQRLL from the coding sequence ATGGAATGCAGCAACGTGACATTTGAACAAATCAAAAACAGCCCGGAAATTCAAACTTATATTAAAATGGAAGACCAATCTTTAAAAGCCCTTGGATTTACCGAACATGCCTTTGCCCATGTGACCAGAACAGCGGAAAACGCTGGAAATATTCTGAAAGAGATGGGATATTCTGAGAGAGAACAAGAACTGGGGAAAATAGCAGGGTATATTCATGATATTGGAAATATTGTCAACCGGATAGACCATGCGCAAAGTGGGGCGGTAATGGCATTTCGTATTTTGGATAAAATGGGGATGACACCAGAGGAAATTTCGATCATTATTTCCGCCATTGGAAACCACGATGAAGGAACAGCGGCTCCAGTAAACGCGATTGCGGCAGCGCTTATTTTAGCGGATAAAAGCGATGTGCGGCGTACTCGTGTCCGCAATCGGGATTTAGCCAGTTTTGATATCCATGACCGGGTCAACTATGCAGTAACTCAATCCAGCCTAAATTTTTCCGATGAAAGCGATAATATTATTTTGGAATTGACCATTGACACGGATATTTCCCCTGTTATGAGTTATTTTGAAATTTTTATGGACCGTATGTTGCTATGTAATAAAGCCGCTGCTTACTTCCATAAATCGTTTGGACTTGTCGTAAACAAACAGCGTTTGTTATAA
- the uvrC gene encoding excinuclease ABC subunit UvrC, protein MERMERLQEKARQLTDKPGVYLMKDNMGEVIYVGKAKRLKNRVSSYFRKNSSHNEKVRKMVSNVQDFDFIVTDSEFEALVLECSLIKQYDPKYNILLKDDKGYHYIKISSDPYPKITSEKQHTGTGTFIGPYTSSMAVKQTVNEVNKVFRLPTCTRKFNFQRNTRPCLNYYIKQCAGICLGKISEKEYQETIRQAVDYIKGGSTQSIEKLTKEMEQASEQLDFERAIRIRDRIQAIQKISEDQKVILGNQKQIDVIAMAQNGTTVCFSLLKFRHGKMVDKSDFIFDDVYDPIEVRNDFISRYYTSHPDFPKIVLTDEVNIDQSLLTDYLTKLAGYKVEIQVPQRGENRKLVQMAMSNAAEQLSYKVKRSGRAIAALDELSRLLGLSSTPEIIEAYDISNLGDSGIVGGMVVFENGQPKKSDYRKFAIHSTNTRDDYGSMREMLERRFSRYQTEQGESSFGRLPDLILLDGGKGHVAAVKEIFQKYGIEVPYFGMVKDDKHRTRAIAKEGGEISIAAYKSAFHLLTRIQDEVHRYTISYQRNVRKKTMLEMEITRVKGIGEKKALAILRHFKTKTALYNATVEELCQVAKIKPETARELQLFLEQLK, encoded by the coding sequence ATGGAACGGATGGAACGGCTTCAGGAAAAAGCGAGGCAATTAACAGATAAACCAGGAGTTTATCTGATGAAAGATAATATGGGTGAAGTAATTTATGTTGGAAAAGCAAAGCGGCTAAAAAACCGTGTTTCCAGTTATTTTAGAAAAAACAGTTCCCATAATGAAAAAGTGCGGAAAATGGTCAGTAATGTACAAGATTTCGACTTTATTGTCACTGACAGTGAATTTGAAGCCCTGGTATTGGAATGTAGCTTGATAAAACAATACGACCCAAAATATAATATTTTATTAAAGGATGATAAAGGTTACCATTACATCAAAATATCTTCTGACCCTTATCCCAAAATTACTTCAGAAAAACAGCATACAGGGACAGGGACTTTTATTGGACCCTATACCAGCTCCATGGCAGTAAAACAGACAGTAAATGAGGTAAACAAAGTATTCCGGCTTCCTACCTGTACCCGAAAATTTAATTTTCAGCGCAATACTCGTCCTTGTTTAAACTATTATATCAAACAATGTGCAGGGATTTGTTTGGGCAAAATATCAGAGAAAGAGTACCAGGAAACCATTCGGCAGGCAGTTGACTATATTAAGGGGGGAAGCACCCAGTCGATTGAAAAACTGACCAAAGAAATGGAACAGGCGTCGGAACAATTGGATTTTGAGCGTGCAATCCGGATAAGGGACCGTATTCAGGCAATCCAGAAAATTTCTGAGGACCAAAAGGTAATTTTGGGAAACCAAAAACAGATTGATGTCATTGCGATGGCGCAGAATGGCACTACAGTCTGTTTTTCCCTGTTAAAATTCCGGCATGGAAAAATGGTGGATAAAAGTGATTTTATTTTTGATGATGTTTATGACCCTATTGAGGTGAGAAATGATTTTATTTCCCGTTATTATACTTCACATCCAGATTTTCCTAAGATCGTTTTAACAGATGAGGTGAATATTGACCAATCCCTTTTAACTGATTATCTCACCAAATTGGCTGGATATAAAGTGGAAATTCAAGTACCACAGCGGGGGGAAAATCGAAAGCTGGTACAGATGGCAATGAGTAACGCAGCAGAACAGCTTTCCTATAAAGTAAAACGTTCTGGACGCGCTATCGCTGCCTTGGATGAGCTAAGCCGGCTATTGGGGCTTTCTTCTACACCCGAAATCATTGAAGCTTATGATATTTCCAATCTGGGGGATAGCGGCATTGTTGGAGGAATGGTTGTGTTTGAAAATGGCCAACCAAAAAAATCGGATTACCGGAAGTTTGCCATTCATTCTACCAATACCAGGGATGATTATGGTTCCATGCGGGAAATGTTAGAACGGCGGTTTTCCCGTTATCAGACGGAACAAGGGGAATCCTCTTTTGGTAGGCTGCCAGACCTTATCCTATTGGATGGGGGAAAAGGCCATGTAGCTGCGGTAAAAGAAATTTTCCAGAAATATGGGATTGAGGTTCCTTATTTTGGAATGGTAAAAGACGATAAACACAGAACCCGAGCGATCGCCAAAGAGGGTGGGGAAATCTCCATTGCCGCCTATAAATCGGCGTTTCATCTGCTGACCCGGATACAGGACGAAGTCCATCGGTATACTATTTCTTATCAACGGAATGTGCGGAAAAAAACCATGTTGGAGATGGAGATTACCCGAGTGAAAGGGATTGGGGAGAAAAAAGCCCTGGCAATTTTAAGACATTTTAAAACAAAAACAGCATTATATAACGCAACAGTGGAAGAACTTTGCCAGGTGGCAAAAATCAAGCCGGAAACGGCAAGGGAACTTCAGTTATTTTTGGAGCAACTAAAGTAA
- a CDS encoding immunity protein Imm33 domain-containing protein, with amino-acid sequence MGSKLLKQLQEWHEQDEYQKIVDAIKAIPKEKWDYDMISHLARAYNNLEKYQDAITLLQSIRIQGLSDPLWHFRMGYAYYYLDEIPLAMEEFEQVLKDNPDDQDAKLFFTWCQQEMEQQQYDPELYTEEEMETVERHISNYFGSYEHVFHELISPDIHVDICIIPPTPSQDYYKLVTLGMGAHQMNVPLELAEKKLERAELMICLPPDWEIQNSDEKWYWPLRWLKILARLPGEQDTWLGWGHTVPNGGPFAENTQLSGIMLLNPGAFPPEASCCVLPNGDEINFYQVIPLYEEEMQFKIEHSADELLKEFTGEQLEYVHLNRPNLHGDNEGKTLLLSPEELQPLLENWEGPDLCIASDRITVEGYEVGYCYRIAPNDKQLDSGWCFLAGDETEEYLTNQQYMSRYDLNTICNYDPDIIPLLNSAYGSAFYRDENGIFQKCIEITN; translated from the coding sequence ATGGGCAGTAAATTATTAAAACAATTACAGGAATGGCATGAACAAGATGAATACCAAAAAATTGTAGATGCTATTAAAGCGATTCCAAAAGAAAAATGGGATTATGATATGATAAGCCATTTGGCAAGAGCTTATAATAATTTAGAAAAATACCAAGATGCAATTACCTTGTTGCAATCGATCCGAATACAAGGGCTATCTGACCCCTTATGGCATTTTCGGATGGGATATGCCTATTATTATTTAGATGAAATCCCACTGGCTATGGAAGAATTTGAGCAGGTGCTAAAAGATAACCCAGATGACCAGGATGCCAAACTCTTTTTTACCTGGTGTCAACAGGAAATGGAACAGCAACAGTATGATCCAGAACTTTATACAGAGGAAGAAATGGAAACAGTGGAGAGACATATTTCCAACTATTTTGGTAGTTATGAACATGTATTCCACGAATTGATTTCTCCAGATATCCATGTAGATATTTGTATTATTCCTCCAACTCCAAGTCAGGATTATTACAAGTTAGTTACCTTAGGGATGGGCGCCCATCAGATGAATGTCCCTTTAGAACTGGCAGAAAAAAAGCTAGAACGCGCTGAATTAATGATCTGCCTGCCTCCTGACTGGGAGATTCAAAATAGTGATGAAAAATGGTACTGGCCTTTAAGATGGCTTAAAATTTTAGCCCGTCTCCCTGGTGAACAGGATACTTGGCTGGGATGGGGCCATACTGTGCCAAACGGAGGCCCATTTGCGGAGAATACCCAACTATCCGGTATCATGCTGTTAAATCCAGGGGCTTTCCCACCAGAAGCTAGTTGCTGTGTTTTGCCAAATGGTGATGAAATTAACTTTTATCAAGTTATTCCACTTTATGAAGAAGAAATGCAGTTTAAAATTGAACACAGCGCAGATGAACTATTGAAAGAATTTACAGGGGAACAACTGGAATATGTCCATTTAAATCGTCCTAACCTTCATGGGGACAATGAAGGAAAAACATTATTGCTTTCACCAGAGGAATTGCAGCCCTTGTTGGAAAACTGGGAAGGACCAGACCTTTGCATCGCATCTGACCGTATCACTGTTGAAGGTTATGAGGTGGGATATTGTTATCGCATCGCTCCAAATGACAAACAATTAGATAGTGGATGGTGCTTTCTAGCCGGCGATGAAACAGAAGAATACCTGACAAACCAGCAATATATGAGCCGCTACGATTTGAACACAATCTGTAACTATGACCCGGATATTATCCCACTATTAAATTCTGCTTATGGTTCCGCATTTTACCGGGATGAAAATGGAATTTTTCAAAAATGTATAGAAATAACAAATTAG
- a CDS encoding GNAT family N-acetyltransferase — MVIRQATQFEVPTITQLVQTAFQTAQVSNGKEQDFVLRLRDSGAYLPELELVAEKDGQLIGHIMLTKQLIQTKSGKWQEHILVAPLCAELEHRNQGIGEKLLKVGLEKAKLMGYTAAFLVGNPDYYCRFGFRQTTEFGIHNTNGIPDQFVLGIELVPNALSCQEGTICFAE, encoded by the coding sequence ATGGTAATACGACAAGCAACTCAATTTGAAGTCCCAACCATCACACAATTGGTGCAAACAGCATTCCAAACAGCTCAAGTAAGTAATGGCAAAGAACAGGACTTTGTTTTGCGCCTAAGAGATTCAGGTGCTTATTTGCCAGAATTGGAGCTAGTAGCAGAAAAAGATGGACAACTAATTGGTCATATTATGCTTACGAAACAATTAATACAAACAAAATCAGGAAAATGGCAAGAACATATCCTAGTAGCCCCATTATGTGCGGAATTAGAGCATCGCAATCAGGGGATAGGAGAAAAACTATTAAAAGTAGGGCTGGAAAAGGCTAAACTCATGGGATATACCGCCGCTTTTTTGGTGGGAAACCCAGATTATTATTGTAGATTTGGATTCCGTCAAACAACCGAATTTGGCATCCATAATACCAATGGAATCCCAGACCAGTTTGTATTGGGAATCGAATTGGTTCCTAATGCGCTTTCTTGCCAGGAAGGAACAATCTGTTTTGCGGAATAA
- the rlmB gene encoding 23S rRNA (guanosine(2251)-2'-O)-methyltransferase RlmB, producing the protein MEQTKREQHDVITGRNAVLESLKSERELDTIYVAKGERNGSISQIIALAKKKNIVVKEADSRKLDYLSEGSNHQGVVAIPCSTSYASVEDILAVAEQKGEAPFLIIADEIEDPHNLGALIRTAEAAGAHGMIIPKRRSASLTPIVYKTSAGAVNYLKVARVTNLASEMEHLKERGIWIYGADMDGQNWCETDFSGGVALVVGSEGKGIGRLVRSKCDAVVSLPMEGQINSLNASVAGGILMYEITRQRLKLQAKNVK; encoded by the coding sequence ATGGAACAGACAAAACGGGAGCAACATGATGTTATTACAGGCAGAAATGCCGTATTAGAAAGTTTAAAATCCGAGCGGGAACTAGATACGATTTATGTGGCTAAAGGCGAACGAAATGGAAGTATTTCTCAGATTATTGCACTAGCGAAAAAAAAGAATATTGTGGTAAAAGAAGCGGATAGCCGTAAACTGGACTATTTAAGCGAAGGAAGTAATCATCAAGGGGTTGTAGCAATCCCTTGTTCAACCTCTTATGCTAGTGTAGAGGATATTTTAGCTGTCGCAGAACAAAAAGGGGAAGCCCCTTTTCTAATTATTGCGGATGAAATAGAAGATCCCCATAACTTAGGTGCGTTAATTCGTACTGCAGAGGCTGCTGGCGCTCATGGGATGATTATTCCAAAACGGCGTTCTGCATCTCTGACTCCAATTGTGTATAAAACATCAGCAGGAGCTGTTAATTATTTGAAAGTGGCGCGTGTTACCAACCTAGCGTCAGAGATGGAACATTTAAAAGAGCGGGGAATCTGGATTTATGGCGCTGATATGGATGGGCAAAACTGGTGTGAGACCGATTTTTCCGGTGGAGTAGCTTTGGTAGTAGGCTCAGAAGGGAAGGGAATTGGTAGATTAGTCCGCTCCAAGTGTGACGCTGTTGTTTCCTTACCAATGGAAGGCCAAATTAATTCTTTAAACGCATCGGTTGCGGGCGGTATTTTAATGTATGAGATTACCCGCCAACGGCTAAAATTACAAGCAAAGAACGTGAAATAA
- a CDS encoding ImmA/IrrE family metallo-endopeptidase — MEQIEQTVVSLLTEYKTRNPFELCNELGITVVFPEMATHIKGFYTNLNGIEIIYLNCNLPEWEQRVVCAHELGHALLHQHMNSMFITYHTNLNSGRYENEADYFCACLLLEDEWFQPNSEFSTLKQISAYSGVELRLVEMRAKALMAEN; from the coding sequence ATGGAGCAAATTGAACAAACTGTGGTTAGTTTGCTTACTGAGTATAAAACCCGTAATCCGTTTGAATTGTGTAATGAACTAGGTATAACGGTAGTCTTTCCAGAAATGGCGACCCATATTAAGGGGTTTTATACGAATTTAAATGGGATTGAGATTATTTATTTAAACTGTAATTTACCAGAATGGGAACAACGTGTGGTGTGTGCCCATGAATTAGGGCATGCATTATTACATCAACACATGAATAGCATGTTTATTACCTACCATACGAATTTGAATTCTGGTAGATATGAAAATGAGGCGGATTATTTTTGTGCTTGCTTATTGTTGGAGGACGAATGGTTTCAACCAAATTCAGAGTTTTCAACTTTGAAACAGATATCCGCTTACTCAGGGGTAGAATTAAGATTAGTAGAAATGAGAGCAAAAGCCTTGATGGCGGAAAATTAG
- a CDS encoding helix-turn-helix domain-containing protein, with translation MLGDRIKQLRKQHKWTQGNLAEQLGISKSAVGMYEQNRRQPDHKILLKLADVFGVSTDFLLDGKESNKMENMDDLANQVRTMLLEHDGLMFCGVPLNADDINNIVTIVTDATKSVLEKKMGDQ, from the coding sequence ATGCTAGGGGACCGAATCAAACAATTAAGAAAACAGCATAAATGGACACAGGGAAATTTGGCGGAACAATTGGGAATCTCAAAAAGTGCGGTGGGGATGTATGAACAAAACCGCCGACAGCCCGACCATAAAATTTTATTAAAATTAGCCGATGTTTTTGGGGTATCGACTGATTTTTTGTTAGATGGGAAAGAATCCAATAAAATGGAAAATATGGATGATTTAGCAAATCAAGTAAGAACAATGCTGTTGGAACATGACGGACTGATGTTTTGTGGGGTTCCATTAAATGCGGATGATATCAATAATATTGTGACAATTGTAACAGATGCTACAAAATCTGTTTTGGAAAAAAAAATGGGGGACCAATAG
- a CDS encoding sigma-70 family RNA polymerase sigma factor has protein sequence MTQKLSYDILSLPEQFQLSQDYETNQELLLRLKKALFKAMEEELTPKQQQVIKLYYFQNKNTVQIARIFHNNKSTISRIRRAAVHKLKTCLQYSMM, from the coding sequence ATGACACAAAAATTATCCTATGATATTCTATCATTGCCCGAACAGTTTCAACTTAGTCAAGATTATGAGACAAATCAAGAACTGCTTTTACGGCTAAAAAAGGCTCTATTTAAAGCTATGGAGGAAGAATTAACTCCAAAACAACAGCAGGTAATTAAACTATATTACTTCCAAAATAAAAATACCGTGCAGATCGCACGGATATTTCATAACAATAAATCGACTATTTCCCGTATCCGCAGGGCTGCTGTCCATAAATTAAAGACCTGTTTACAATACAGTATGATGTAG